A single region of the Plantactinospora soyae genome encodes:
- the egtD gene encoding L-histidine N(alpha)-methyltransferase — protein sequence MTADPLEIYLEEEDLARALRADVRAGLTDVPRWLPPKWFYDARGSELFEQITRLPEYYPTRAERAVLAEHAAEIARLTDAKTLIELGSGSSEKTRLLLDALTAHGSLGTFVPLDVSVSALRQSTAEIASAYPGLRVRGIVGDFTRHLDRLPTGGRRLVAFLGGTIGNLLPAERSSFLAAMRAALERGDWLLLGTDLVKDPGVLVPAYDDAAGVTAEFNRNVLRVLNRELDANFDVAAFDHVAIWDADQRWIEMRLRARRPMRVRVLDLDLAFAAGEELRTEVSAKFRPADVDRELTAAGFAVQARWTDDDGLFAVTLGQAV from the coding sequence GTGACCGCGGATCCGTTGGAGATCTACCTGGAGGAAGAGGACCTGGCTCGAGCGTTGCGGGCGGACGTCCGGGCCGGGCTCACCGACGTACCCAGATGGCTGCCGCCGAAGTGGTTCTACGACGCCCGGGGCAGTGAGTTGTTCGAGCAGATCACCCGGCTGCCCGAGTACTACCCGACCCGGGCCGAGCGGGCGGTCCTGGCGGAGCACGCCGCCGAGATCGCCCGGCTCACCGACGCGAAGACCCTTATCGAGCTGGGTTCGGGCTCGTCGGAGAAGACCCGCCTGCTGCTCGACGCGCTGACCGCGCACGGCAGCCTGGGCACCTTCGTGCCGCTGGACGTCTCGGTGAGCGCGCTGCGCCAGTCGACCGCCGAGATCGCCTCGGCCTACCCGGGCCTGCGGGTACGGGGCATCGTCGGCGACTTCACCCGGCACCTGGACCGGCTGCCCACCGGTGGTCGGCGGCTGGTGGCGTTCCTCGGCGGCACGATCGGCAACCTCCTGCCGGCGGAGCGATCCAGCTTCCTGGCCGCGATGCGGGCGGCGTTGGAACGGGGCGACTGGCTGCTGCTCGGCACCGACCTGGTGAAGGATCCCGGGGTGCTGGTCCCGGCCTATGACGACGCGGCCGGGGTGACCGCCGAGTTCAACCGGAACGTGTTGCGGGTGCTCAACCGTGAGCTGGACGCGAACTTCGACGTGGCGGCGTTCGATCACGTCGCGATCTGGGACGCCGATCAGCGGTGGATCGAGATGCGGTTGCGGGCCCGGCGGCCGATGCGGGTACGCGTGCTCGACCTCGATCTCGCCTTCGCCGCAGGGGAGGAGCTGCGGACCGAGGTCTCGGCGAAGTTCCGGCCGGCGGACGTGGACCGGGAGCTGACCGCAGCGGGCTTTGCCGTCCAGGCCCGGTGGACCGACGACGACGGTCTCTTCGCGGTGACCCTCGGCCAGGCCGTCTGA
- a CDS encoding VOC family protein, with protein MELTSFYPVICTSRLAETRDFYTRLLGFETTFEADWYVSLRRPGPPTYELALLDHEHPTLPEAYRSPVRGLLLNFEVADVDAQWRRLVLAEGLPAELALRSEDFGQRHFIVADPNGVLIDVITPIPPTGAYAEQYVTG; from the coding sequence ATGGAGCTGACCAGCTTCTATCCGGTCATCTGCACCTCCCGACTGGCCGAGACCCGCGACTTCTACACCCGGCTACTGGGCTTCGAGACGACCTTCGAGGCCGACTGGTACGTCAGCCTGCGGCGCCCCGGCCCACCGACGTACGAACTCGCACTGCTCGACCACGAGCACCCGACACTGCCGGAGGCGTACCGCAGCCCGGTGCGGGGCCTGCTGCTCAACTTCGAGGTCGCCGACGTGGACGCGCAGTGGCGGCGCCTCGTCCTCGCCGAGGGGCTGCCGGCCGAGTTGGCGCTGCGCAGCGAGGACTTCGGGCAGCGCCACTTCATCGTCGCCGACCCCAACGGAGTGCTCATCGACGTGATCACCCCGATCCCGCCCACCGGCGCCTACGCGGAGCAGTACGTGACCGGATGA
- a CDS encoding TetR/AcrR family transcriptional regulator yields MPNLSREQQREQTRRTLVREGRRLFATQGYAAVGLSEIVAAAGVTKGALYHHFDGKAALFHAVLAQVQEEVARRVAATADAQDDPWTQFTAGCQAFLTASTDPQVQRIMLVDGPAVLGWAQWRALDEAGSARHLSDALGALIEAGAIAPQPGAPLARLLSGAMNEAALWLAASGRPQDMADTLAALNRMLTALRVR; encoded by the coding sequence ATGCCGAACCTGAGCCGGGAACAGCAGCGGGAGCAGACCCGACGCACGCTGGTACGCGAGGGCAGGCGCCTGTTCGCGACGCAGGGGTACGCCGCGGTGGGGCTCTCGGAGATCGTCGCGGCGGCCGGGGTGACCAAGGGTGCCCTCTACCACCACTTCGACGGCAAGGCCGCGCTGTTCCACGCCGTACTGGCCCAGGTGCAGGAGGAGGTCGCCCGGCGCGTCGCCGCGACCGCCGACGCCCAGGACGATCCGTGGACCCAGTTCACCGCCGGTTGCCAGGCCTTCCTCACGGCCAGCACCGACCCCCAGGTGCAGCGGATCATGCTCGTCGACGGTCCCGCCGTGCTGGGCTGGGCACAGTGGCGGGCCCTGGACGAGGCCGGATCGGCCCGCCACCTCAGCGACGCGCTCGGCGCGCTGATCGAGGCCGGAGCCATCGCGCCGCAGCCGGGCGCGCCGCTGGCCAGGCTGCTCTCCGGGGCGATGAACGAGGCGGCGCTCTGGCTGGCGGCGTCGGGACGCCCGCAGGACATGGCGGACACCCTCGCCGCGCTGAACCGGATGCTGACGGCGCTGCGCGTCCGGTGA
- a CDS encoding TMEM165/GDT1 family protein, with product MEDFNTALAISFGVIFVAELGDKSQLMALTFATRFKAIPVIIGITVATSVVHLASVALGVGVGAALPTGWIALVAGLAFLGFGAWTLRGDKLTDEERRKAERTTRSAIIAVSIAFFLAELGDKTMLATITLATQHGWFGTWLGSTLGMVAADALAIGVGRALGRRMPEKAIRYGASALFAICGLWLLLDGIRQLA from the coding sequence ATGGAGGATTTCAACACGGCCTTGGCGATCAGCTTCGGCGTCATCTTCGTCGCCGAACTGGGCGACAAATCGCAGCTGATGGCGTTGACCTTCGCCACCCGGTTCAAGGCGATACCGGTCATCATCGGCATCACGGTGGCGACCTCGGTGGTGCACCTGGCCTCGGTGGCCCTCGGCGTGGGAGTGGGCGCGGCGCTGCCCACGGGCTGGATCGCCCTGGTCGCCGGGCTGGCGTTCCTGGGCTTCGGAGCCTGGACCCTGCGCGGGGACAAACTCACCGACGAGGAACGACGCAAGGCGGAGCGGACCACCAGGTCCGCGATCATCGCCGTCTCGATCGCCTTCTTCCTGGCCGAACTCGGCGACAAGACGATGCTCGCCACGATCACCCTGGCCACCCAGCACGGCTGGTTCGGCACCTGGCTGGGCTCCACCCTCGGCATGGTCGCCGCGGACGCGCTGGCCATCGGCGTCGGTCGGGCACTCGGCCGTCGAATGCCGGAAAAGGCCATCCGGTACGGCGCCAGCGCGCTGTTCGCGATCTGCGGCCTGTGGCTGCTGCTGGACGGGATCCGGCAACTGGCCTGA
- the nhaA gene encoding Na+/H+ antiporter NhaA, with product MTDHQRPASPPGAVRRFFQRGSWPEARFVADVLRAETVGGGLLLLGAVIALGWANSPWADSYLALGRYVPWAAGEDLHLDLSLAEWAADGLLAIFFFVVGLELKREFVVGDLRDPRRAVVPVLAALGGMALPALVYVSVTAISGGGAYAGWAIPMATDIAFALAVLAVIGSHLPHGLRAFLLTLAVVDDLIAILVIALFYTDQFSLPPLLGALATIGVFGLLVQRRLTRWWVLLPLGVLSWVLMHASGVHATVAGVLLGFTVPVLTRPGERRRLAEHLAHRWRPVSAGFAVPVFAFFAAGVALRGTDLGGLIREPIVLAVAAGLIVGKTLGIFGATYLLSRFTRAELDENIGWPDLFGVALLAGIGFTVSLLIGELAFGAGGEQDRFVKAAVLAGSLTSAVLASLVLTLRNAKYRRLSEEESRDEDADGVPDVYQRPDPDDRRPGTAN from the coding sequence ATGACCGATCACCAGCGCCCCGCTTCGCCGCCCGGTGCCGTACGGCGGTTCTTCCAGCGCGGCTCCTGGCCCGAGGCCAGATTCGTCGCCGACGTGCTGCGTGCCGAGACCGTCGGCGGGGGGCTGCTGCTGCTCGGCGCGGTGATCGCACTCGGCTGGGCCAACTCGCCCTGGGCCGACAGCTACCTCGCCCTCGGCCGGTACGTCCCCTGGGCGGCCGGCGAGGACCTGCACCTGGATCTCAGTCTCGCCGAATGGGCCGCCGACGGCCTGCTGGCGATCTTCTTCTTCGTGGTCGGCCTCGAACTCAAACGCGAATTCGTCGTCGGGGACCTGCGTGATCCGCGTCGCGCCGTGGTGCCGGTACTGGCCGCGCTGGGCGGAATGGCGCTGCCCGCGCTGGTCTACGTCTCGGTGACGGCGATCTCCGGAGGCGGGGCGTACGCCGGCTGGGCGATCCCGATGGCCACCGACATCGCGTTCGCGTTGGCCGTACTCGCCGTCATCGGCTCCCACCTACCGCACGGGCTGCGCGCCTTCCTGCTCACCCTGGCGGTGGTCGACGACCTGATCGCGATCCTGGTGATCGCGCTGTTCTACACGGACCAGTTCAGCCTGCCGCCGCTGCTCGGCGCGCTCGCCACGATCGGCGTCTTCGGGCTGCTGGTGCAGCGACGCCTGACCCGGTGGTGGGTTCTGCTGCCGCTCGGCGTACTGAGCTGGGTGCTGATGCACGCCTCCGGGGTGCACGCGACCGTCGCCGGTGTGCTGCTCGGCTTCACGGTTCCGGTGCTGACCCGTCCGGGCGAGCGCCGCCGGCTGGCCGAACACCTCGCGCACCGCTGGCGCCCGGTCTCGGCCGGGTTCGCGGTGCCGGTCTTCGCGTTCTTCGCCGCCGGGGTCGCGCTGCGCGGCACCGACCTGGGCGGTCTGATCCGCGAACCGATCGTGCTCGCCGTGGCCGCCGGGTTGATCGTCGGCAAGACGCTCGGCATCTTCGGTGCCACCTACCTGCTGTCCCGATTCACCCGGGCCGAGCTGGACGAGAACATCGGCTGGCCCGACCTGTTCGGCGTCGCGCTGCTCGCCGGAATCGGGTTCACGGTCTCGTTGCTGATCGGTGAACTCGCCTTCGGTGCCGGCGGCGAGCAGGACCGGTTCGTCAAGGCCGCCGTACTGGCCGGGTCGCTGACCTCGGCCGTACTGGCGTCGCTGGTGCTGACCCTGCGGAACGCGAAGTATCGGCGGCTCTCCGAGGAGGAGAGCCGGGACGAGGACGCCGACGGGGTGCCGGACGTCTACCAGCGGCCGGATCCCGACGACCGGCGCCCCGGGACGGCGAACTGA
- a CDS encoding polysaccharide biosynthesis tyrosine autokinase: MDLHSYLRALRQRWWVVLATIMVALGVTGLVTVRATPQYASSVTFFVTSPGQGMSDAYQGGLFLQQRVKSYVDLLTSDRLAQTIAGEEQIGLTADEVRTRIAARVEADTVLLSATVTDTDQARALRLTEAVAAHFVTLVHTIETPPGAKDAPIKIEVVGGPRVDAEPVSPRPVRNLVLAGVFGLVLGVGLSVLRGLTDTTFRDGEALQEATSAPLLGTIPYDGQARSSPLIVGAAGQSARAEAMRKLRTNLRFVDAQEPARVIAVTSAVQAEGKSTLACNLAITLAEAGWQVLLVDADLRHPRVANYLGLGSGAGLTDVLIGEVAVEDVLQPWGDRSLLVLPGGSVPPNPSELLGSKAMADLLLSLRELTDIVIIDTPPLLAFTDGVVVAVQADGALLVTRQGKTPSAQTAAAAQALHAVAARVLGCVLNMSKENQIDVEQYRAYQKGTPVEKPPLAHGEQIEITDPTRLPPRNNGVRVPEDTAELSRVPR, translated from the coding sequence ATGGATCTGCACAGCTACCTGCGCGCGCTGCGCCAACGCTGGTGGGTGGTACTCGCGACCATCATGGTCGCGCTGGGGGTGACCGGACTCGTCACGGTCCGGGCGACGCCCCAGTACGCCTCCTCGGTGACCTTCTTCGTCACCTCACCCGGCCAGGGAATGTCCGATGCGTACCAGGGCGGTCTCTTCCTCCAACAGCGGGTCAAGTCGTACGTCGACCTGCTGACCAGTGACCGGTTGGCGCAGACGATCGCGGGGGAGGAGCAGATCGGACTGACCGCAGATGAGGTGCGGACCCGGATCGCCGCGCGGGTGGAGGCGGACACCGTCCTGCTGTCCGCCACCGTCACCGACACCGACCAGGCCCGGGCGTTGCGCCTGACCGAGGCGGTCGCCGCGCATTTCGTCACGCTTGTGCACACCATCGAGACGCCGCCGGGCGCCAAGGACGCGCCGATCAAGATCGAGGTCGTCGGCGGTCCACGGGTCGACGCCGAACCCGTCTCACCCAGACCGGTCCGCAATCTCGTCCTCGCCGGAGTGTTCGGGCTCGTCCTCGGTGTCGGGCTCTCGGTGCTGCGCGGGCTGACCGACACCACGTTCCGGGACGGCGAGGCGCTCCAGGAGGCGACCTCGGCGCCGTTGCTCGGCACCATCCCCTACGACGGACAGGCCCGGTCGAGTCCCTTGATCGTCGGCGCCGCCGGGCAGTCGGCCCGGGCCGAGGCGATGCGGAAACTGCGGACGAATCTCCGGTTCGTGGACGCCCAGGAGCCGGCCCGGGTCATCGCGGTAACCAGCGCCGTCCAGGCGGAGGGCAAGTCCACGCTGGCCTGCAACCTGGCGATCACGCTGGCGGAGGCGGGCTGGCAGGTGCTGCTGGTCGACGCCGACCTGCGACACCCCCGGGTGGCGAACTATCTCGGTCTCGGCTCCGGAGCCGGTCTGACCGACGTGTTGATCGGCGAGGTCGCGGTGGAGGACGTGTTGCAGCCGTGGGGGGACAGGTCGCTGCTGGTGCTGCCGGGCGGCTCGGTTCCGCCGAATCCGAGCGAACTGCTCGGTTCGAAGGCCATGGCGGACCTGCTGCTCTCGCTGCGCGAACTGACCGACATCGTCATCATCGACACCCCGCCTCTGCTGGCGTTCACCGACGGGGTGGTGGTCGCGGTGCAGGCCGACGGCGCACTGCTGGTCACCCGCCAGGGGAAGACCCCGAGCGCGCAGACCGCCGCCGCCGCCCAGGCGTTGCACGCGGTGGCGGCCCGGGTGCTGGGCTGCGTGCTGAACATGTCGAAGGAAAACCAGATCGACGTCGAGCAGTACCGGGCGTACCAGAAGGGCACGCCGGTCGAGAAGCCTCCTCTGGCGCACGGCGAGCAGATCGAGATCACCGACCCCACGCGGCTCCCCCCGCGCAACAACGGTGTCCGGGTACCGGAGGACACCGCGGAACTCAGCCGGGTGCCGCGATGA
- a CDS encoding glycosyltransferase family 4 protein translates to MKIGVISYWFPPEPAFIPGCLAEELAARGHEVRVLTGFPNYPTGRIYPGYRQRWRDQTDEGGVTIRRVPMYASHDGSPARRAARQLSYAMTSALAAPGYLAGVDALYVYFPPAGAYAAAALLRLLRRVPAVVHVQDVWPEAVTEPAVEGRPEGGRMMHGLLTRTMRGIYRSAAGIAVIAPSMRDVVIERGAHPDKVRVVLNWTDERLFRPIGTTPAGRRAIGHRGHTTVMHAGTMGPFQRVDTAVRAAAAVNGRVDLDLVLVGSGPEERQSRQLAEELGATNVRFLGWHPPAEMADLYAAAEYQLVLLRDLPALHGAVPAKLQAALSAGAPVVASAGGDTVDLVERARAGLSCPAEDWQALADRFALAAVIPGTARAEMAQRARDSYLAQMSLRTGVDQMEQMLAEAAASRRRR, encoded by the coding sequence ATGAAGATCGGAGTTATCTCGTACTGGTTTCCGCCGGAGCCGGCCTTCATACCGGGGTGTCTGGCTGAGGAACTGGCCGCCCGTGGGCACGAGGTCCGGGTACTCACCGGGTTTCCGAACTATCCGACCGGACGGATCTATCCGGGGTACCGGCAACGCTGGCGGGACCAGACCGACGAGGGCGGGGTGACCATCCGGCGGGTGCCGATGTACGCCAGCCACGACGGCAGCCCGGCGCGGCGGGCAGCCCGGCAGCTCTCGTACGCGATGACCAGTGCGCTGGCCGCGCCCGGCTATCTGGCCGGGGTCGACGCGCTCTACGTCTACTTCCCGCCGGCCGGCGCCTACGCGGCGGCGGCGCTGCTCCGGTTGCTGCGCCGGGTTCCGGCCGTGGTGCACGTTCAGGACGTCTGGCCGGAGGCGGTGACCGAGCCGGCTGTCGAGGGCCGACCCGAGGGCGGGCGGATGATGCACGGGCTGCTGACCCGCACGATGCGCGGCATCTACCGATCGGCGGCCGGAATCGCGGTCATCGCGCCGTCGATGCGCGACGTGGTGATCGAGCGGGGAGCCCATCCGGACAAGGTGCGGGTGGTGCTCAACTGGACCGACGAGCGGCTGTTCCGGCCGATCGGGACCACTCCGGCGGGCCGCCGTGCGATCGGGCACCGTGGTCACACCACCGTGATGCACGCCGGCACCATGGGTCCGTTCCAGCGGGTCGACACGGCTGTCCGGGCGGCGGCGGCGGTCAACGGGAGGGTGGACCTGGACCTGGTGCTGGTCGGTTCCGGCCCGGAGGAGCGGCAGAGCCGGCAGCTCGCCGAGGAACTCGGCGCGACCAACGTCCGGTTCCTCGGTTGGCACCCGCCGGCCGAGATGGCCGACCTGTACGCCGCCGCCGAGTACCAGCTCGTGCTGTTGCGGGATCTGCCGGCGTTGCACGGGGCCGTGCCGGCCAAGTTGCAGGCCGCGCTGTCGGCCGGAGCGCCGGTCGTCGCGTCCGCCGGAGGCGACACGGTCGACCTGGTGGAACGGGCCCGTGCCGGCCTCTCCTGTCCGGCCGAGGACTGGCAGGCCCTGGCGGACCGGTTCGCTCTGGCCGCGGTGATCCCCGGTACGGCGCGGGCGGAGATGGCGCAGCGGGCGAGGGACAGCTACCTGGCCCAGATGTCGCTGCGGACCGGGGTCGACCAGATGGAGCAGATGTTGGCCGAGGCGGCGGCGAGCCGGCGCCGGCGGTAA
- a CDS encoding DUF4012 domain-containing protein produces MGDVSPTRRRTSRRAFRRNLRRALLTALVVVCLLGLVGGWLGLRGWQARGNLDNAASLARELSQQVLDGETVQARRTLAALQQQTAAARSRTGDLGWRAAGNTPYGGSTLSAVRALAVGVDELARRAFPPLVELDLSTLLPSTGRLDLAALRAAMPAVSQADTAAQEVREQIRTVPTDGLQPAVQEAVRLLRTELDRLVTLTSAVRRSGALLPVLLGGSGTRTYLAVFQNLAEPRATGGIFGAYAVIQASAGRVKIVKQGAASELRSFERPVLPLSREQRALYTDLLGIYPADVNLTPHFPTAATLFREMYRRAGGGAVDGVLATDPVALSYLLRAVGPVPVPGHPTLTAPTVVRTLLSDTYRRLDAPAEQDDYFAASAKAVFNALLNRAVNPRAVAEALGTAVAERRILFWSAHAAEQRELVDSRLAGVLPDRETVNNVGVFLNDGSGAKLGYYLKGAADLTVGDCRPDGRREIHLRLTLRSTTPSSGLSESVRGLAMSGDPYTMRVLVYVFSPLRGSPLGARLDGKPEPVGGGMERGRRVGVLAVDIKPGRTRVLEVSLLTQEKASGAAELWLTPGPTPWTTRISPAPACDQ; encoded by the coding sequence GTGGGGGATGTTTCCCCGACACGACGGCGGACGAGCCGTCGGGCGTTCCGACGCAACCTGCGTCGGGCCCTGCTCACCGCACTCGTGGTCGTCTGCCTCCTCGGCCTCGTCGGTGGTTGGCTGGGGCTGCGCGGTTGGCAGGCGAGGGGGAACCTGGACAACGCGGCGAGCCTGGCCCGCGAGCTGAGCCAGCAGGTACTCGACGGCGAGACCGTCCAGGCCCGCCGGACCCTCGCCGCGCTGCAACAGCAGACGGCGGCGGCCCGGTCCCGTACCGGCGATCTGGGCTGGCGGGCGGCCGGAAACACCCCGTACGGCGGCTCGACCCTGTCCGCCGTACGGGCCCTCGCGGTGGGCGTCGACGAACTCGCCCGCCGGGCGTTCCCGCCGCTGGTGGAGCTCGACCTGAGCACGCTGCTGCCCAGCACCGGGCGGCTGGACCTGGCCGCACTGCGGGCCGCGATGCCCGCCGTCAGCCAGGCGGACACCGCCGCGCAGGAGGTACGGGAGCAGATCCGGACCGTACCGACCGACGGGCTCCAGCCCGCGGTCCAGGAGGCGGTACGGCTGCTGCGTACCGAACTGGATCGGCTGGTCACCCTCACCTCCGCCGTACGGCGCAGCGGCGCCCTGCTGCCGGTGCTGCTCGGCGGCAGCGGGACCAGGACGTATCTGGCGGTCTTCCAGAACCTCGCCGAGCCCCGCGCGACCGGTGGGATCTTCGGCGCCTACGCCGTCATCCAGGCCAGCGCCGGCCGGGTGAAGATCGTCAAGCAGGGAGCGGCCAGCGAACTGAGGAGCTTCGAGCGGCCGGTGCTGCCGCTGTCCCGGGAACAGCGGGCGCTCTACACCGACCTGCTCGGGATCTACCCCGCGGACGTGAACCTCACTCCGCACTTCCCGACGGCGGCCACGCTCTTCCGGGAGATGTACCGGCGAGCCGGCGGCGGCGCCGTCGACGGTGTGCTCGCCACCGATCCGGTGGCGCTGTCGTACCTGCTCCGAGCCGTCGGCCCGGTACCGGTGCCGGGGCATCCGACCCTCACCGCGCCCACGGTGGTCCGGACCCTCCTCTCGGACACCTACCGCCGACTCGACGCGCCGGCCGAGCAGGACGACTACTTCGCCGCGTCGGCCAAGGCGGTCTTCAACGCGTTGCTGAACCGCGCGGTCAACCCGCGGGCCGTGGCGGAGGCCCTCGGCACGGCCGTGGCCGAGCGCCGAATCCTGTTCTGGAGTGCCCACGCGGCCGAGCAGCGGGAACTCGTCGACAGCCGGCTGGCCGGTGTGCTCCCGGACCGGGAGACGGTCAACAACGTCGGCGTGTTCCTCAACGACGGCAGCGGTGCCAAGCTCGGCTACTACCTCAAGGGCGCTGCCGACCTGACCGTCGGCGACTGTCGACCCGACGGCCGCCGCGAGATCCATCTGCGCCTCACCCTGCGCTCGACCACGCCCTCCTCCGGGCTCAGCGAGTCGGTCCGGGGCCTGGCGATGTCCGGTGATCCCTACACGATGAGGGTCCTGGTCTACGTGTTCAGCCCGCTGCGCGGATCGCCGCTCGGTGCCCGGTTGGACGGCAAGCCGGAACCGGTGGGCGGCGGCATGGAGCGGGGGCGCCGGGTCGGCGTACTCGCCGTCGACATCAAACCCGGACGTACCCGCGTGCTGGAGGTCAGCCTGCTCACCCAGGAGAAGGCCAGCGGCGCGGCGGAGTTGTGGCTGACCCCGGGCCCGACGCCATGGACCACCCGCATCAGTCCCGCACCCGCGTGTGATCAGTAG